The Chengkuizengella sediminis genome segment CTGCATACTGATAACTTAAATTTTCTTTTAGATTTGGATTGCTAAATTCCTTCTGTGCTTCAGTAGCACCATTCATCATGTCTTCAATATCAATGCCCGCCGTTGCAATCGGTAATAATCCTACTGCCGTTAATACGGAATATCTTCCACCAACATCATCAGGAATGACAAAAGTTTCATAACCTTCTTCTGTAGATAGCTTTTTCAAAGCTCCTTTTTCCTTATCTGTTGTTGCATAAATACGGCTGCGTGCTTCCTCTTTACCATATTTATTTTCTAGTACTTCTCTAAAAATACGGAATGCAATTGCTGGCTCCGTTGTAGTACCAGATTTAGAAATAACATTTACTGAAAAATCACGATCACCGATAAGCTCCAATAAATGTGTGATATATGTAGAACTGATATTATTCCCTGCAAAGTAAACCTCAGGTGTTTTACGAGCGTCCTTTGTAAGGTTGTTATAAAAACTGTGCGATAACATTTCAATCGCAGCTCTTGCACCTAAATAAGAGCCACCGATTCCAATGACTATTAGTACTTCTGAATCGGATTGGATCTTTGCTGCCGCTTTCCTAATTCGTGAGAATTCTTCTTTGTCATAATTTGTAGGTAGATCAATCCAACCTAAGTAATCAGATCCTGCGCCAGTTTTTTCATGGAGCTGATTGTGTGCTAATTGCACAGCGTTTTCTAAATAATCCACTTCGTGTTGCTGTAAGTATGGTTGTGCGTTACTGTAATCAAATTGAAGCTTTTTCAAACTATTCTCCTCCTATTCAATCTAACTTTTTTATCGTTTTTCTCTACCTTTAAGCATACTTTAAATAACAGGTTTATTGCAAGAGTAGTGTGCTAACCATATTAAACTCACTATTCTAAGCTCTAAAAGGTTTAAGTTTTTCATTCAATTCCTTAGTCTGAGGATAAATAGCTGTAAATACTTCATATAATTGTTCATATTTGTTTACATGATCGTCAATAGGTTGAAAGCTTTTTGAAATTTGAATGAACTGATTTGAACAATCCTCTAAAGAAGTAAACCACTCACAACCAAGTGCTGCTAACATTGCTGCCCCCATACCTGGTCCTTGTTCATTTTCTAACTTGAATATTTCGGTGTTAAAAATATCGGCTTGCATCTGTAGCCAACTATCGTTTTTAGCTCCGCCGCCTATCGATATCATTTTATCCACTTTTTTCCCAGCATT includes the following:
- a CDS encoding glucose-6-phosphate isomerase, producing MKKLQFDYSNAQPYLQQHEVDYLENAVQLAHNQLHEKTGAGSDYLGWIDLPTNYDKEEFSRIRKAAAKIQSDSEVLIVIGIGGSYLGARAAIEMLSHSFYNNLTKDARKTPEVYFAGNNISSTYITHLLELIGDRDFSVNVISKSGTTTEPAIAFRIFREVLENKYGKEEARSRIYATTDKEKGALKKLSTEEGYETFVIPDDVGGRYSVLTAVGLLPIATAGIDIEDMMNGATEAQKEFSNPNLKENLSYQYAAVRNALYRKGKAIEILVNYEPSLHYVSEWWKQLYGESEGKDHKGIYPASVDFSADLHSMGQFIQEGTRNLFETVIQVEKPTAEIEIKADKDNLDGLNFLTGKTIDFVNKKAFQGTMLAHTDGGVPNLIVTIPEISPYWFGYLAYFFEKACGISGYLMGVNPFDQPGVEAYKKNMFALLGKPGFEKEKEELESRLTE